In the genome of Phycodurus eques isolate BA_2022a chromosome 22, UOR_Pequ_1.1, whole genome shotgun sequence, the window cggtttcctaccacatcccaaaaacatgcattaattggagactctaaattgcccgtaggcgtgactgtgagtgcgaatggttgtttgtttctatgtgccctgcgattggcagccaaccagttcagggtgtaccccgcctcctgcccgatgatagctgggataggctccagcactcccacgacccgagtgaggagaagcggctcagaaaatggatggatggataaacaactgaagttttttaaatattttttaaataagttaaagttcagagagagagatgagTGGGCCCACTCACGCCCCCTTGTGGTgtcatgtgacatcacacatcgCCTCAAGCACACTGTGTAAGGCAAGCCTCCTCAACTTTGAAAAACTAAGTTTGACGATGTGGAATGAACATTGTTGATATCAACATGGTCGTTTGgactctgagccgcttctcctcactcgggtcgcgggagtgctggagcctatcccagctatcatcgggcaggaggcggggtacaccctgaactggttggctgcccatcgcatggcacatataaacaaacaaccattctcactcacattcacacctatgggcaatttagagtcttcaattaaccgactatgcatgtttttgttcacattcatgtcatttgaaaaaaaaaaaaaaaagcacatttctgGACGTGTTTTTCAATGACGATGTGGActaagttattttaaaaaaaatatatatatttttatacaacgaattttttttccagaatgaaatacattttaaataagttattttaaaaatattttatttttattatattttatatttctttcaATAACATGATCCACATTGATGTTGTTGttaagttgtttttaaaataaatatatagtttGTAAATGaactaaataatatatttaaaatactttctttttttttaatttttaactaACTTGCTCCACATCACTATTATTGATAAAAATTTGATAATGTTCTTTCCTGCTGTCTGTGTGTTGGTTCAAGTTAaagttcagagagagagagagagatgggagGGCGCACTCACGCCCCCTTGTGGTGTCATGTGACATCGCACATCGCCTCGAGCACACTATGTATGGCAAGCCTCCTCAACTTTGAAAAACTCAGTTTGACTATGTGGAATGAACATTGTAGATATCAACATCGTCCTTCGGACTCGTCACTAACGACAGAtagaaatttattttattcagtttttcctcatcaaAATTGAATTCCAGAAATCTGCAATGTCATTTCGCCTCAAAAGACGCCACTTTTGCCATTGATGTGTCGGGTTCGTCATTTCAGATATTTATAATTTAGCAGCCAATACTGCTCGTGAATTACAGATATCGGCAACggaattgtagatatctgtaatgaCGAACCCCTTCCACATGAAtggcaactattttttttaatattcaaatttatgtttttttttttttttggtttgttttatgtttttaaataactgtccagtgtcatttaaaaaaacatgccagATTTCTGgacagttatttaaaaatataatttctcaCCATAACATATTTTTACAGAATAAAGTACATTATAAACAAcataagtttttttaaatattttatattttttcaataacttGATacatgattggctggcaatcagttcaaaatggatggataacttgaTACACattgatgtattttaaaaaaggaacacaCCCAGAAATGTAacgttaggttttttttttttttttttttaaatgtcaacaaacttttaaataatatatttgaaatactttttttccaactAACTTGGTCCACATCACTGTTATTCAAAAACATGTCCAGAAGTGTTCGATAATGTTCTTGCTGTCTGTGTTTCaagttgagagagagagagagagagagagagagagagagagagagagagagagagagagagatgggtgGGCGCACTCACGCCCCCTTGTGGTgtcatgtgacatcacacatcgCCTCAAGCACACTGTGTAAGGCAAGCCTCCTCAACTTTGAAAAACTAAGTTTGACTATGTGGAATGAACATTGTTGATATCAACATCGTCCTTCGGACTCGTCACTAACGACAgatagaaatgtattttattcagtttttCCTCGTCAAAATTGAATTCCAGATTTCTGCAATGTCATTTCGCCtcaaatgacgtcacttttgccATTGATGTGTCGGGTTCGTCATTTCAGATAGCTATAATTCAGCAGCCAATATCCGCTCGTGAATTACAAATATCGGCAACCGAATTGTCGATATCTGTAATGACGAAGCCCATACGCACgaatggcaaaagtgacgtCACGTGTCCTCGGCGAAATGACCGAATTGCCGATATCTGTAATGACGAACCGCATCGAACAAACATCGCTCACAGAAGACGAAGGCCACATCTGCCGCCGACGCTGTACGCTGAGGTTCAGGAGCACACCTCACATTCACcgggtaaaataaatattttcgtGGCtcttattttgtaaatatatgtTTGACATTGTTCAGTGAAATGGTCCCTTTTCATTCGTGTTGACAGCTGACTGGGGGCGCCACGTGATAAAATGAAGACGGAACGGAGAAGCAGACGGCATTTTGGGTTCGCTGCAGGTGGATAATTTAACTTTGGTTTTAATTTCATGAGAACGACGGCGACGCAAACAGACGACTGTTTTAGTTCAAGTCAGCTTCAACCAAGTTTCTTTTTTCtgagttcaaaatgttttcatctgtgcagaaataaaattgtgttcTCTCTAGCTGttcattgatttcataaatgcaacacATACTGCTGAAAAAACATTCTTTTGCTATTATCCTCACTTTAGATGTTTTGTGGCTCCTGGTGTTTTGTTTTCGTATTTAAGGGGGTTGAGGCCGAGTCACGCAACGCAAATCAATTGACATATAATTGGGTTTGTTGACAGCACTGAGAAACCCTCGCTTTTGTCACAAAACCTTTACAAATCTTTTCAACTGTAGCAAATTGTCTCTTTTAATGTTGATAAATAATATGCATTAAGCATTACAATTTGCTTAAtctgtaaatatttaaataacacGATATATTTGTACgtctaaaaaaaattgttgtttttatgacaaGTGGTCTCATCGATTGTTTCTATTGAAAGCAttccttttataaaaaaaaaaaaaaaaacagcatagtgcaggcaggtgtacctaatgttttgacTGGCTCTCGTCGGCGAAGGCCCAAAGGAGATGGAAACAAAAGCAACATTGCCACCTTTGTCCAAGCCGCCGCAGCCTGTGAAGGTGCGAACTCAGGCAGGTCGGTGTGGACGCACCATTCTTCATTTTGGAGACGAAAAAGGCTTCTGTGTGGCgagaacacaaaacaacattcaAGTCAAACGCTGACTTTTGCCTTTCGATCAACACTTGAGTGCCGCGTTTTGTTTGTTGACATTGTTTTCAGACAGCTGTCTAAGCTAGCTGCCGGTGACGTAGCGagtaacaataaacaaaactaGAGGGTCTAAGTGTCCTAAATGTGATTCTAGCttgtgtacatacatacatacatacatatatatacggcACGTTGAGTTTAAACATGTTGAACATACTCACTCGAAACATTTTGCAGGCAGTCACCGGAAAACTTGCTCACTGAAGCGGATGAGTGCGGGAACGTTGGCTCGCACATATGAATGGCTCGATAGGACACGCCCCTTTTCACTGCGTGCCTACGGCGACGCCAAGCTAGGAAGGTCGCAGTCGGCGGTGCATTCCTTGGACGGCGAGAAAACCAAAAGAACCAAAAGATTGTGTGCTAGCACATTGCGCTGCATACGGTTACACACGAAAATGCACAATCACGCTGAACTGAAAATAACGCTTCACAGAAAATAACATTGCGAGGATTGTTGGGGGTAAATTACTGAATTGACTGGATAGAACACGCCTTGATACTGATAAAACAGTACACTtcgtgaaaatcggttgagaattGAGCcagttacgacttaatttcaatgtccgtGCGTTGTATTTGAGGAAGCATCgacctttccaacatggccgctTCGTAGGCACGTTAGTTAGCCAGGCTGCTCCAGCGCCGATCTAGTTAGTCGTTACATCTGTGGCTGGGCTGGCTTGAATTATGTAAATTACATCACGGTTGAAGGAATAGGACGTGAAAAGCACTTGTTTTAAATGCGGGTTTGAGTGCGAGTAGTTTAAACACAACTGATAGTTTTCTTGTTTAGTTTCAGTGCTTGCAGAAAGGATTTGGGTCAAAGTGCCAACCAAGTGGAGTGTTGATGCAGTGCACCAGACGCCCAGAAGGTGGCAGCATTCCTCTGAAGCTCCGGCCGGTCCCGTCACAGAGAGAGGTACTCACTAACCTGACACGTCTGCGGCCGCCCCGCTCGCCCACACTCGCGGTGGAAGTCGTCCCTCCGCCTCGAGGGTTGTCATTTTCCCCGTTTGGTGCGAGTGGGTGGTTTGCCGTCTGTGGTTTGTCGCAGTGCGCGCGGACCCGCAGGAGACGCTCCCCGGAGGGATGTGATGGTCCGCGCTGTCTTTGGGCCCAGACGAGGGCAGACACGCAAATGCCCTGTGGTCGCGCATTCCAAAACTCCTCCAGAGCTTCCTTCAGACAGCCGTGACCAAAATATCAGATCCTGCCATGCCAACGCTGCCGTCACAACATCGCGCCTTTCTTCACACggaaatatgtttacaatgtcACAACATGCTCAGAATTGTCACTTGCCTTAATAGCCGTACATTTCAATCCTTTGACGTCATTCCATTTTGTTGATCAACAGAACAGGAAATGCTACTTCCCAAAGTCGTTCTCAAACAAAAGCATATGATGACAATGTTGAGAAGTTCAAATtcgatttaaaataaataaataaggaatTGTTATTGACAGTGTTCGATTTACGCGGTACACAGATGCACTATAAAGCCCCCAAGAATCCCACCCAAACAActgtaaaacaaccacaacgCGCATTTGCGTGCCCAAAACTGTGCGGCGAACAATTATTGATCACTTCACCATCCTGTCATAAACGTTCACCGATTAATCGAAATCCATATTAATACGTCCACCACCTGCCAACGTTGAAaactgcggggggggggggtgttgtccgaatcattttattttgtcgcCCAGGGAGGGGTAATAGATTTTGGCCAAGCCCCGGACTGCAGGGGGACACTGCCCCCCCCATCCAGAACCGCCACTGTCAAAAGCTGACCAATCGATATCCATTTTCTTGCTGGGTGCTCTGAAAGTTTCCTTTGGGGCACGGCTTGTTAGTTGGAAGTGGTCAGGACGCCCCCCTCGACCGCTTCAATGTgaatgccatcattatgttgCCTCCAGAGTGCTACTTTGCGTAGGGGGGCCGCTGGCCTCCCAGCGCCTGAGCCCTTGTACGGTCCTTCCGCTGTTGTTATTTACGCGACGCTTTACATCGTCATCGCCAGTGGAAAGTTTGTCCTCTCAGTTATTTACAAGCCGCGACAGTAAATACGGGCCGCGCGGATTCTTCGCCGTTTCGGATATCCGGCGGGCGGGTGTCGCTCGTAACCCCGGCGTGACCTTCGATCGTCACGTGTCCCGGTCGTGTCGGCGGCGACCGCGGCGCAGACGTCCTCTCCGGTGCTGGCGCTGGGAGCGGGCGGACGCATCTGTCAATCGGTGGCTTCCGGAGTTTGTTTTCCGAGGTTTCGTCTTCTTAAGTACATGCTTTCCCCACAAAGCTAATTGCTAGGGACATAATCGGACGTGCGGGCTTTTGACTGCACAAATTTAGGACGATAAGTGCTTCCGTGGAAAACAGCGGACGTTGATTAGCTGGCCTTTTTAGTGTGAGGCGTTCAGGTGCATCACTTGAATGGAGCGAAGTTGAATTTGATAATGACTTTATCTGGCTCAAACTGGTTCCGATCGCCATATTAAAGAGGTGAGAGCATCCCGGAAATATCAGGAAACCTCGTGACCGTCAACTGTCACTTGAAGGAGTCATTTAGAATCCTTGTTTGTGGAGGACATGTTTATTGGCATTAACCTTGCTAGTTCATTCTCGTTAGGGCAGCACTTAATTGCCTGGGTGTTGGTATGGAAACCCAACTATTTATCCTCCAAGTTAGAGGCGCACCCCAAACCCGGGAACGAATGAATGAagctgctcggatgagaggcggaACGTCTTTATTGACATCTTCCTGGGtcgtccgtccattttctgtaccacttcatCCTCgtaagggtcgcgggcgtgctatcttcggacgagaggcggggtacaccctgaaccggtcgccagccaatcgcagggcacatacaaacaaacaaccattcgcgcacacgtTCACACCTAACGGCAATCTAGAATCTTCAATCGACCgagcgcgcatgtttttgggatgtgggaggaaaccggagtgcccgcagaaaagccacgcaggcaaaCCCcacatttgaaccccggtcctcagaactgtgaggcagatgtgccaaccggTCGCCTGCCGTGCCGCACCTtcctaaaaaacattttttacattcagGTGAAAGCGACGTCAGCTTCCATTCAGCGTGGCTGCTTTGCAAATGCCACAGCGCCGTCTCCGTTTCCCCGTGAAGGGACATCGATCTGTCGAAGCTGCATTCCCAGTGCTGCAATGCAGTCACAAATCTTCAGGTGTGTCCTCACACCTCTCGGACAGCAGGGGGCAGTCGAGTAGTCGAGCGGAGACCAGGAAGGAAGTGCAGAAAGTGGCGTTAttagtccatttttttcccctcttgtgGCTTCGGAAAGACTGAAATAAGAGccttaaaaagacaaatttgtcaCTTTATATTCAACTTTTGATGTACTTTTCCTACATGCGATGGTTGTGCCTTTTCCGTAAAGAGctttcttcaggcttctgattggctgaaatgGTCTCAGGGTTCCCGTAGTGTTTGTCGGTGACTGATTGTTTGCCGTGGTTCTGAACTATCATTTGTTCGTCGCTCTCCAAAACCTTTGATTAACTCCCCGGGCGGGTGTGGATTTCACTCGGCACAGGCCGTGACAGAAATAAACGGTCCCATCTTTGTTGTGCCGGCCGAGCGAGAGcttccctcttctctctctcctccgCGACTCTCCATTCCCGCTCGGCCTTGATCCGCCGCTCGTCCGCCGCCGCCCGCTTTTCATCCCGAAGCGGTGAGAACGCGCAGAGCGGCGGGGCAAATGTGCCGGCGGGATTCCTGGCATTCTACCGCTGGCCGCGCGGCGGCTCGGCCCGGTGTCGGGTTCCCGGCCGGGGGAGCCGGAGGAGCCGACGGGGGGCCGGAATGGGCTGACGACTCAGCAGCTGAGACCCGCTGTAatctctgcccccccccccgccgtaAACCAAATCATCGACTTTGGCCTCTGAAGACCGGGTGGTCCGCTCGTCGGTCCCTTTTCCACCGAGCGGTCCGGTCCAGTTTGGCTCACCGCGCTACGGTTTGGAACGCAGTTTATGTTGTGATTTGGgccacaacataaaacaaacattttgggaCTCAGAGACCCGTTAACAGGAATAACATTTCCCAAAGACCCCTAAAAAACGTTAGCGCCATTTTGCTTGCCAcaggaaatatttttcaaacatttcgaTCGATTATAAATGAGAGGAATGAACTACGGTGAGCGCCTgcaattttggggggaaccaaTCCTCCATTATTCgtgaaaaaacatatttgctaCTTTGGTGCAGTAAAAGTATACATTTGGCTCCATCGTGCGGCATCTTTGGTGCCAATGAGctatgctgaagtgagttgaggagtttcatttcggCAAAAGGAGTGCTGCAGCACCATCCTGTGGCACTTTTAGGCAATTATGTCTTTTGAGGTTGCAACTGAACAATTTCCACTTTTTGTGGCATTGTAAGTTTGAATACGCAATACGCTAGTTATACTTATGCCAGTTTGTCAACTGTGGACCTAAACAACAATCTTCAGTGGACACACTAGACTCCACCCTTTTGGTACCGTGCCACTGCGTAGGGgtaccaattaaaaaaaaaagccccaaaactGCTCCTTCAGCGCTGAAAGGACAAGCTCATGATGATATCAGTCCAAGAGTCATCAGGCAAGCAGCAGCTGTAGTAGTGTTGCATTCAAGGACGGCAAACTGCTGCGTCACAAGCGCTAAAAGTCACCTCCACCTCGCTGAGTCAGCAGCCGCTTCCCGATTTGGCAACGCGCACCTCTGCAAGGTCTACCGGATGCACCGAGCGGCGGCGGCGTTACCGGGAAACACCCGCGCCTCCACCCGCCACGCACGCAGAGGCTTAAAAAAAGATCCCGGCGTGTcccaagtttatttatttataaatggtGGAATGTCGAGccggtgtttttattttttttttagccgctGAATTAAACATCAgctgactcagcaggaatcgcACCCCCACTCCCGACCGAGCTCGCCGTTTCGAAATCCCATTCTGATTGAGTATTGATCACCGCAATGCTGCGACCTGCAAAGGTTGCGATCAGAAGACTTCGAATGTCATCCCGTTCGGacgtggggggggaaaaaatgaaaagaaatgagaGAAATGTCAGCTTGAAGGCGACTTAATCAGCCGATTGGCTGCACGCGTGCACGGAGCGGATGCTCGAACTGCGACAaggcagctgtcaatcaaagtcGTCCTGATGCTCAGTCAACTCCAGATTGTTTGTTTCATCGTCACCAGTCTTCTTGCCTCCTTTTTGCATGCGTGTGCTTTATAGATGCTAACGAGCGGCGGCATCGACGCTCGTTAATTAAGAGTGTCCGCTCGCCATCGATTCGGGTTTCATTTGTCAATAGGGCGGCTGCGCTTTTGGCCGTTCGGGCCTCGGTGGCGCAAAAAATGCAGATGAGCGGAAACAAAAGTGTTCAATTGCAGAAAAGAATCCACATTCGTTTAAAATAAGGAGCTGGCACGTTCTTTCCCCGCACTCACGTCAATTTTCTTCGAGCTTCCTCGCGCGTTTTCAGAAGTTCATTAAAGAGCTTGATTTTGTAGAATGAAAGGTGAACATTCTTACAAAAAGCTGCCCCTTGAGGCACAACGTGGCACTGTTCTTCCACTGCATGGAGTCATTTTTGCGGCTGTGCCTTATTTGGCGTAGgtgggttttattttgaaagtcctAAGAGGAAACTGTCCCTCTCacggtgtgtgcgtgcttgGCTCGCGTGTGAAGGTGCCCATCATAAGTGCCTGTCCCGGCCTCTTggcccctctctccctctctctctctctctctcttatcaGTCGTTCTCCCCACTCGTGACTCAGTTTTTGGGGTGGAGCGGGGGTCCGCAGCGGTGATGTCACGCGGCTGAGGGACGCCAGCGTCAGGGCCCAGGTGAGCGAGCTGCCACTGTGCTGCGGTGCGGAGTCCCTCCACTGGCCGGCGTCGCTCAAGATGCTCATCGCCGGCGGCGCCTGCACCCCAAGCTCGGACGCGCTCGCTCCCTCTTCCGCTCGGATCCCGGGCCATGGCGACTTGAGCCGCGtcctccgccgccgcccgcAGGATGTCCCAGGACTACAGCAAGTAGGACGAGGTGTGTTTCTAGGGCAGGTGTCCGCGTGCTGCGCGAAGGCGCCCCTGCAGCATGACGCTGCCGGCCGCGCTCGTACTCTGGACTTGCGTGTGGGGGGTCGTCGCCCCGGGCGGCCGCAGCGGCGCCAACGGCACTGAGGTGGAGAGGCGCTGGGAGACGCTGTTGTCGCGCTCCTACCTGGGCCTCGCCGGCGGGCGGGCGGCGCGGCCCGACTGGCAGAGCGACTACTTGCGGGGCATCAAGCGGGTGCGCCGCCTCTACTGCAACGTGGGCATCGGCTTCCACCTGCAGGTGCACCCGGACGGCAGGATCGGCGGCGCGCACCTCGAGGACCCGCACAGTGAGTACGCGTCCGGTTGTGCGTAAAAGTCGCCGCGCGAATGGCAAAGATGATGaggttgatgatgatgatgatgatgatgacgatgatgacgatgCCAACGGTCTTCAGGTCTCATCGAGATCTCCAGCGTGGAGCGAGGAGTGGTCAGCTTGTTCGGCGTCAAGAGCGAGATGTTCGTGGCCATGAGCCGCAGGGCCCGGCTCTACGGGACGgtaagtgtgcgtgtgcgcatggACACCAATGACcccccgcccacacacacacacacacaccaaaataacatttgaaagaATACAGAGccagtatttaacaatgtcacGAAATATCCCATCATAACTTaccaaattaataaatataatttacaatAGTTTTGTCGTCTAACACGTCTTACTTTGGCACCCTAAATAAATCCCTACTTGACCTTTCAAACTTCAAAATGCAAGAAGTGTCATTTAGGCGTCCGCGCATAACGCCTGATGCCATCGCCTCCGTTTGCGAGCAGCCGGAATTCCCTCCCTGCTCCGAGATGAGTCCAAAATGGCGACTTTATGAGTGTCGCTGTGTTATTAATATTCTTTCTGGCACGCACAGGGGTCACATGTCCGAATGTTCCCGCagattttgtttatatttaaagGAATTAGCGCTCAGTGTAAACGCAGACACAAAGACGATGAACAACTTTAAGACAGACAATCTGACAATACTCACaaccatttatttgttttcacccATTCCCAAAAATTACGAATATTCCCGCAGTTTATGAAGTGAGTGGTGAaattcttcgtttgtgtctgtattatactgcctcccggtggccaaggtgcataCACTACaaggaacagcacaatgtcCGTTGAATGGaggcaaaaacagtttaattctttacattctacttAACGTGTACGATactacagagtgctattttttcatcaaaaacgaattgtttttgttggggggggggagcaggaatggattaatggcatttccattcatttcagtagtGAAAGTTATGCTGCCATCATGTGACAAGCATGCTCTGTTGTGTTTAAATCAGGGCATGGTCATCTCACAACCCTTTTGTTCTCTGGTTTCTAGCGGCGCTTCGGCGACGAGTGCAAGTTCAGGGAGACGCTGCTGCCCAACAACTACAACGCCTACGAGTCTTTTGTTTACAAGGGCTTCTACGTGGCCCTCAGCCGGCACGGGCGGGCGCGGCGTGGCGACAAGGCCACCACCGCCGCCACCGGCACACACTTCCTCCCTCGGCTGTGACTGACGCTGCCGCCGCCGCGCGGCCATTTTGCACACGCAGATTTTATTTCCTTCCAGGTAACACGCCGTGTCAATGCCAACGAACTGCGCAAATGTTGATCCtgttattatataaatatatatatgtatatttggagagctatctttgtttttgtcggCCATACTGTGCTGCTTTTTGAGGCCTTTGCCGCTCTCGCTTGATGCTTACCCAGCTACGCTATATGGACACGCCCCTTAATCTAGAAATAAACTCTGAGAAGAATTCAAGAGCTACGACGGCATGCGTGGGTGAATTTGGTGCGCACAAAAATTCAAACACAAAAGTCGCTTCCGTCCCAATAAAgcgatgccttgagatacgagtgagccCACTCAcgagttttttttagatacgagtCGTCGTTCggacgatttttttgctttgacttgcgagctaAATTTGCGATTCCCAGTTGACGCGTACTGCAAAAGTCAACCGAAAATGACAAGGTTGTGTTTTGAAAATAAGATACAAGTCCGCTTGCGAACAATACAAAAAAGCCATAGACTCTCACGGTCTGTGTTCTGGTTTGGGTTGTggttagttttgttccatgttgttcatgtcgtgtgctcatttagttcttgtgtccacctgttctcgtcaacctgccaccttgtgtcgaccaatcagctccctccagccgctcgtgtcgtgtccaggtgttcctcgttgtctcgtcaatctctTTGTATTTAGTTTCCTGGTTTCTTGCAGCTCCTGTTGGTTCATTGTCactgtctctgtctgtgccacatCTCGGTTgttgtttccatttttggtttattcaagtgtttctttgttactttggatatctgttgtgggactttgttttgtttgctttatccatgtttGGCATTTTTGGGAGATTTAATATAGTTTTTTGaggtcctccatgtttttgcctcGCCTTCCTCTCCTTCAAAAACCCCAACTGTGACATAGACGGGCTAAACTTTGGATAATACAACAATATTCccaggtatatattctttattctctgtgCGAAGATCTACTATTACTGCAGCTGTGACTGACTCCTCACATGTCCGTATgtctgcctcctggtggccaaggttggcataccagaaggagcggcacaATTTCCATTGAATTGTGGCAAAATcgttttaattctttacattttgagTGCTGCTGCATTACTGTggatt includes:
- the LOC133396922 gene encoding fibroblast growth factor 6-like, with amino-acid sequence MTLPAALVLWTCVWGVVAPGGRSGANGTEVERRWETLLSRSYLGLAGGRAARPDWQSDYLRGIKRVRRLYCNVGIGFHLQVHPDGRIGGAHLEDPHSLIEISSVERGVVSLFGVKSEMFVAMSRRARLYGTRRFGDECKFRETLLPNNYNAYESFVYKGFYVALSRHGRARRGDKATTAATGTHFLPRL